One genomic region from Deltaproteobacteria bacterium encodes:
- a CDS encoding amidohydrolase: MADSNVSTAVSTADVVFVGGPIVTVNSRDDVAEALAVRGSNILRVGDRAYVEQTVGRDTEVVDLKGRALTPGFIDNHIHMTNGPQRHWVDCTYAACPSIADIVERIRERTAKAKPGDWILGRGFQATRLTDRRNPNRFDLDPVSPDNPVGIANRESMGWTFNTQGLRRMGVQDDTPDPAGGPMERDDQDRPLGPMWDNTRTVFITPNLPQWDVDDMMDGYRWMASELNRNGVTTAFEAAIRNRRDTVGWQRLHRQAPPSLQVVMGPYPVHGEGWDLEGTAGKIFETGFATNYGTEWLKLGALQVGIDGGVIGQTAALFEPYSNDPAGKKLGSFRITQEVADDFMAQCQASDWQAGLICHGDHGIHRSLEAIANGRAQVAAHDLRHRLEHAYLWNPRVMDRMAELGIIWNTQPPILESIGSEGIHGQWGDRARYAFPFKSLTDRGVIISGGSDWPVGMYNPLQGIDILVNHRFGPEEGGEVLNADEGVSVLQAIRIYTYNCAYTSFDETRTGSLEEGKRADLAVLSEDILGVAPTAIRDIKVDRTYVDGRLVFERA; the protein is encoded by the coding sequence ATGGCGGACTCGAACGTGTCGACAGCGGTTTCCACCGCCGACGTCGTGTTTGTCGGTGGTCCCATCGTGACAGTCAACTCCCGGGACGATGTGGCCGAGGCACTGGCGGTCCGCGGCAGCAACATCCTGCGGGTAGGTGACCGCGCCTACGTCGAGCAGACCGTCGGGCGCGACACCGAGGTGGTGGATCTCAAGGGGCGGGCGCTGACCCCCGGTTTCATCGACAACCACATCCACATGACCAACGGTCCCCAGCGCCACTGGGTGGACTGTACCTACGCCGCCTGCCCGTCCATCGCCGACATCGTCGAGAGGATCAGGGAGCGGACCGCGAAGGCCAAGCCGGGCGACTGGATCCTGGGCCGGGGCTTCCAGGCGACGCGTCTCACCGACCGGCGCAACCCCAACCGTTTCGACCTCGATCCCGTATCGCCCGACAACCCGGTGGGCATCGCCAACCGCGAGTCCATGGGGTGGACCTTCAATACCCAGGGGTTGCGGCGCATGGGGGTCCAGGACGATACCCCCGACCCCGCCGGCGGCCCCATGGAACGGGACGATCAGGACCGTCCTCTGGGTCCCATGTGGGACAACACGCGCACGGTGTTCATCACCCCCAACCTGCCCCAGTGGGACGTGGACGACATGATGGACGGCTATCGCTGGATGGCGAGTGAGCTGAACCGCAACGGCGTCACCACGGCGTTCGAGGCCGCCATCCGCAACCGCAGGGACACGGTGGGCTGGCAGCGGCTGCACCGCCAGGCGCCGCCGAGCCTCCAGGTGGTCATGGGCCCGTACCCGGTGCACGGCGAGGGATGGGACCTCGAGGGCACCGCCGGCAAGATCTTTGAGACCGGCTTCGCCACCAACTACGGCACGGAGTGGCTCAAGCTCGGGGCGCTCCAGGTCGGCATCGACGGCGGCGTCATCGGCCAGACCGCGGCCCTGTTCGAACCCTACAGCAACGACCCCGCGGGCAAGAAGCTCGGCAGCTTCCGCATCACCCAGGAGGTGGCCGACGACTTCATGGCCCAGTGCCAGGCCAGCGACTGGCAGGCCGGGCTCATCTGCCACGGCGACCATGGCATCCACCGGTCGCTGGAGGCCATCGCCAACGGCCGCGCCCAGGTGGCGGCGCACGACCTGCGCCACCGGCTGGAGCACGCCTACCTGTGGAACCCGCGGGTCATGGACCGCATGGCGGAGTTGGGCATCATCTGGAACACGCAGCCGCCGATCCTGGAGAGCATCGGCAGCGAGGGCATCCACGGGCAGTGGGGCGACCGCGCGCGCTACGCGTTCCCGTTCAAGTCCCTGACCGACCGGGGCGTCATCATCTCCGGCGGCTCCGACTGGCCGGTGGGCATGTACAATCCGTTGCAGGGCATCGACATCCTGGTGAACCACCGCTTCGGACCCGAGGAAGGCGGCGAGGTGCTCAACGCGGACGAGGGCGTGAGCGTGCTGCAGGCGATTCGCATCTACACCTACAACTGCGCCTACACGTCGTTCGACGAGACCCGCACGGGTTCCCTGGAAGAAGGCAAGAGAGCCGACCTAGCGGTGCTCTCGGAGGACATTCTCGGGGTGGCGCCGACCGCGATAAGGGACATCAAGGTCGACCGCACCTACGTGGACGGGCGCCTGGTGTTCGAACGGGCGTAG
- a CDS encoding amidohydrolase produces the protein MALALVGARIMTASNGAIDEGTLLIEGRTIAAVGAGVPTPEGAEVWDVSGKVLIPGMIDAHTHLGLCQDGVGASQSDEDEVGDPVVPHLRALDAINPEDVAFQDALRGGVTTVGVMPGSYNVICGQPAAVKVVGRTLEEMLVRAPVGMKIAFGERPKQVYGGMKKSPMTRMGIAAILREGLVRAQHYAANGDGSRDLRQEAMVPVVRKQIPLRAHAHRADDIMTAIRIAQEFDLDLIIEHGTDGYKVAGELAEAGVGVVHGPWLKTRGNLEQSGRSPHSPRMLIESGVLTAFSTDHPVIPIQNHRMQGMTAVDHGVSPNEALKALTLNSARLMGIDERVGSLETGKDADVVVLSGSPFDAATRVEGVIVNGSIGWKSEPARM, from the coding sequence ATGGCGCTGGCACTCGTGGGCGCCCGCATCATGACCGCGTCCAACGGCGCGATCGACGAGGGCACCCTGCTGATCGAAGGGCGGACCATCGCGGCCGTCGGCGCCGGCGTTCCCACGCCCGAGGGCGCCGAGGTCTGGGACGTGAGCGGTAAGGTCCTCATTCCGGGGATGATCGACGCCCACACCCACCTGGGGCTGTGCCAGGACGGGGTGGGGGCGAGCCAAAGCGATGAGGACGAAGTGGGCGACCCCGTGGTGCCGCACCTGCGCGCCCTGGACGCCATCAACCCCGAGGACGTCGCGTTCCAGGACGCCCTCAGGGGCGGCGTCACCACGGTGGGCGTGATGCCCGGCAGCTACAACGTCATCTGCGGCCAGCCGGCCGCGGTGAAGGTGGTGGGGCGCACGCTGGAGGAGATGCTGGTGCGCGCCCCGGTGGGCATGAAGATCGCCTTCGGCGAACGCCCGAAGCAGGTGTACGGCGGCATGAAGAAGAGCCCGATGACGCGCATGGGCATCGCCGCCATCCTGCGGGAGGGGCTGGTCCGGGCGCAGCACTACGCCGCCAACGGGGACGGCTCGCGGGACCTGCGGCAGGAAGCCATGGTCCCGGTGGTGCGCAAACAGATCCCGCTGCGCGCCCATGCGCACCGGGCCGACGACATCATGACCGCCATCCGCATCGCGCAGGAGTTCGACCTCGACCTGATCATCGAGCACGGCACCGACGGGTACAAGGTGGCCGGGGAACTGGCGGAAGCCGGCGTCGGGGTGGTCCATGGGCCGTGGCTCAAGACCCGCGGCAACCTAGAGCAGTCGGGACGCAGTCCGCATTCGCCGCGCATGCTCATCGAGAGCGGCGTGCTCACGGCCTTTTCCACCGACCACCCGGTGATCCCCATCCAGAACCACCGGATGCAGGGCATGACCGCGGTGGACCACGGGGTGAGCCCCAACGAGGCGCTCAAGGCGCTGACCCTCAACTCCGCGCGGCTCATGGGCATCGACGAGCGGGTGGGAAGCCTGGAGACGGGCAAGGACGCGGACGTGGTGGTGCTGTCGGGTTCGCCCTTTGACGCGGCGACACGGGTGGAAGGCGTCATCGTGAACGGGAGCATTGGCTGGAAAAGCGAGCCGGCGCGCATGTGA